Genomic DNA from Flavobacterium sp. N502540:
TCCGGTAAAAATGTAATCGAAGTGTTTGATTTGCGAAGAATTCATCTTCAAAAATAAGGAATTTTATTTTTGCAGCTTTTCTAAGAGCAGTTTAAAATCGGCAGGTTTCAGATAACTGTTATACTGAGCAATAATTTCATACTGCTCGTTCAAAACACATAAAACGGGACATACAATTTGATTGTTGATGGTTCCGAGCTGCAATGCCAGCTCATGAACGCCAACATTGTTACCCGTAGGTTTGTATTTAAAAATGTGTTTGTTAAAAGTAATCGCTCTCTTTTCTTCGGCATTCAAATCGATGAAGTAGAAGTCTGAATTAAGTTTTTCAATGATTTCCTGATTTTTGAAGGTTGTCGATTTCATTCTTTGACAATACTGGCACCAATCGGTATGAATGAAAACAATGATTTTCCGTTTTTGAGTTTGCTGTAAAGCATCTACTTCCTCAAAAGTTCTGCCTTTCAGCTGGCAAAATCCTGTTGAAGTTATTCCGAAGAAAAAAATAAGTAGAAATAGCTTTTTCATTGTTTTGTTTTTTTCAACAGATTGTAAAGGATTGCTCTTTTGCCACGAATTCACGAATTAAATTGTAAATCTTTATCTAAAAAAAGTGGTAATTCGTGAATTCGTGGCGAATAAAAAAACATTTATTAATCTGTGACTTATAAATTTACCTAAAATTGTATC
This window encodes:
- a CDS encoding thioredoxin family protein; translated protein: MKKLFLLIFFFGITSTGFCQLKGRTFEEVDALQQTQKRKIIVFIHTDWCQYCQRMKSTTFKNQEIIEKLNSDFYFIDLNAEEKRAITFNKHIFKYKPTGNNVGVHELALQLGTINNQIVCPVLCVLNEQYEIIAQYNSYLKPADFKLLLEKLQK